A stretch of Primulina tabacum isolate GXHZ01 chromosome 13, ASM2559414v2, whole genome shotgun sequence DNA encodes these proteins:
- the LOC142522484 gene encoding WAT1-related protein At3g28050-like: MHEAVKSCAPQRKPNSATQSWRRAACGGMSRQFLLPFVGMVVAMTALSTNLTVSKMAMSKGVSFYIISVYSNGLATLVILPTAFIFRRSKFPPVTFAVVWRIFLLAWCGCLADIGSYAGINYSSPTLGSELLNLVPGFAYILAIIFRMETLNLKRSSGILKFLGTIILIAGASIVTLYKGAAILNKPSRFTSSVHVLASPQNWVLGGNLLAMAAFLTAVWSIVQTTILKIYPVEMIIVAIYCVFLTIQSSVIALIAEKDLTAWKLQAEMGLVAVLYAGLVNISFRIYLMSWCLSRTGPLFVTMFNPLVIVISMITGLIFFNEVLYVGSVAGSVVLVIGLYAVVWGKEKENSVREDIEGSNGPSFQVPLLQDRIEEA; the protein is encoded by the exons ATGCATGAAGCAGTCAAATCTTGTGCGCCACAAAGAAAACCCAACTCCGCAACGCAGAGCTGGAGACGGGCCGCGTGCGGCGGCATGTCGCGGCAATTCTTGCTGCCTTTTGTTGGCATGGTGGTAGCAATGACGGCTTTATCAACCAATTTGACAGTAAGCAAAATGGCCATGTCCAAAGGCGTCAGTTTCTACATTATATCCGTGTATTCTAATGGCTTGGCCACTCTTGTTATTCTCCCCACTGCGTTTATTTTCCGCAG GTCTAAATTCCCACCAGTTACGTTTGCGGTTGTTTGGAGAATTTTCTTGCTTGCTTGGTGCGG ttGCTTAGCAGATATTGGGAGTTATGCTGGTATCAACTATAGCTCCCCCACCCTCGGATCAGAGCTACTGAATCTGGTTCCGGGTTTTGCTTACATACTCGCCATCATATTCAG GATGGAAACACtaaatttgaaaagatcaagCGGAATACTCAAGTTCTTGGGAACTATAATTTTAATCGCGGGGGCGTCTATTGTGACGCTGTACAAAGGGGCAGCAATCTTGAACAAACCATCAAGATTTACCTCTTCGGTACacgttttggcatcaccacaaaatTGGGTTCTTGGAGGAAATTTGCTTGCAATGGCTGCTTTTTTAACCGCAGTCTGGTCTATAGTTCAG ACGACGATTCTCAAGATATACCCAGTGGAGATGATCATAGTGGCGATTTACTGTGTTTTTCTGACCATACAATCCTCGGTTATTGCTCTGATCGCAGAAAAAGATTTAACTGCTTGGAAGTTACAAGCAGAGATGGGCTTAGTTGCAGTATTATATGCG GGACTTGTCAACATATCGTTCCGAATCTACTTGATGTCTTGGTGCCTTTCGAGGACAGGACCGCTTTTCGTTACCATGTTCAACCCCTTGGTGATCGTCATTTCTATGATCACCGGCCTCATCTTCTTTAACGAAGTTCTCTACGTCGGCAG TGTGGCTGGTTCAGTTGTGCTAGTTATTGGGTTATATGCTGTTGTTTGGGGCAAGGAAAAAGAAAACTCGGTGAGGGAAGATATTGAAGGAAGCAATGGACCCTCGTTCCAAGTCCCTTTATTGCAAGATAGAATTGAAGAGGCATAG